A region of Sulfurimonas sp. DNA encodes the following proteins:
- the hisF gene encoding imidazole glycerol phosphate synthase subunit HisF: MNYFAKRIIPCLDVKDGRVVKGVNFVGLKDAGDPVEVARRYNQEGADEITFLDIMASSDNKDTIVDMVAEVAKEVFIPLTVGGGIRKLEDIYKLLNVGCDKVSVNSAAIKRPELIDESAKRFGSQCIVTAIDVKRVGDKYHVFLNGGRVDTGLDAVEWAKEVVLRGSGEILLTSMDADGTKAGFELNITKQISQAVNVPVIASGGAGTMKHIKDVFEIGADAALAASIFHYKEIDIMDLKHYLHDNNIPVRL; this comes from the coding sequence ATGAACTATTTCGCTAAAAGAATTATTCCTTGTCTAGATGTAAAAGATGGGCGAGTTGTTAAAGGTGTTAACTTCGTTGGTTTAAAAGATGCTGGCGATCCTGTTGAAGTTGCTAGAAGATACAACCAAGAAGGCGCTGATGAAATTACATTTTTAGATATTATGGCTTCTAGTGATAATAAAGATACTATAGTAGACATGGTTGCAGAGGTTGCAAAAGAAGTTTTTATACCTTTAACCGTTGGTGGAGGAATTAGAAAACTTGAAGACATATATAAGCTTCTAAATGTTGGTTGCGATAAAGTTAGCGTCAATTCAGCCGCTATAAAGCGTCCAGAACTTATAGATGAAAGTGCTAAACGCTTTGGCTCACAATGCATTGTAACTGCAATAGATGTTAAAAGAGTAGGTGACAAGTACCATGTCTTTTTAAATGGCGGCAGAGTAGATACAGGACTAGATGCGGTAGAATGGGCTAAAGAAGTAGTGCTAAGAGGAAGTGGAGAAATACTTCTAACTTCAATGGATGCAGATGGTACAAAGGCAGGGTTTGAGTTAAATATAACAAAGCAAATTTCACAAGCTGTTAATGTTCCTGTTATCGCTAGTGGTGGAGCAGGTACTATGAAACATATAAAAGATGTCTTTGAGATAGGTGCAGATGCAGCTTTAGCCGCTAGTATATTTCACTATAAAGAGATAGATATTATGGATTTAAAGCATTATCTTCATGACAATAATATACCAGTGAGACTATAG
- a CDS encoding ribonuclease J produces the protein MAEEQQEVTQTKPQTDRKPNTNNNNRRPNNNNSNNNRKPNSNGNKPNNNPNRNKNKNRHRRQPAPTDENLKAFVVKNQEAHKQRLNPHYKLDLNSKAKIRVTPLGGLGEIGGNITVFETEKEAILVDIGMSFPDEDMHGVDILVPDFTYLRQIKDKIKAVIITHAHEDHIGAMPYLYKEMQFPIYATPLPLAMIGNKFDEHHIKECRKYFNPVVKREIYEIGEDFKVEWMHMTHSILDSSSLAITTDAGTIIHTGDFKIDHTPVDGYTADLHRLAHYGEKGVLCLLSDSTNSYNPLPTPSELSVGPALDRVFAKAEGRVLLSTFSSNIHRVFQAIQYGIQYGRKICVIGRSMERNIEIAMQYDYVKLPKNAFVDADQVSHLNDKEVLIVTTGSQGEPSSALFRMSIGEHRHVKIKPTDLIVLSSRAIPGNEGSISGMLNHLQRAGATISREKDIHVSGHASIAEQKLMLRLVNPKFFLPVHGEYNHVIAHKETGMMCGVPERNIMIMTDGDQIEITSKYMRKVKTVKTGKTYIDNQNNHQIDDDIVLDRQKLASDGIVMLVAQVDAKHGKMQAKPKVTTFGIVADKQDRAFAKEMEDILENFLLHVKDGQIENSRALENDLRQIVRKHIFRKMKKYPLIVPHIMVM, from the coding sequence ATGGCAGAAGAACAACAAGAGGTTACACAAACAAAACCTCAAACGGACCGTAAACCAAATACAAACAATAACAACAGAAGACCAAATAACAACAACAGTAATAACAATCGTAAGCCAAATAGTAATGGGAATAAGCCCAACAACAATCCAAATAGAAATAAAAATAAAAATCGTCACCGCAGACAACCTGCACCAACTGATGAAAACTTAAAAGCATTTGTGGTGAAGAATCAAGAAGCACATAAACAAAGGTTGAACCCACACTATAAACTGGATTTAAACTCTAAAGCAAAAATTCGAGTTACTCCATTAGGTGGACTTGGTGAAATTGGTGGAAATATAACAGTTTTCGAAACAGAAAAAGAAGCTATTTTAGTTGATATTGGAATGAGTTTTCCAGATGAAGATATGCATGGTGTTGACATTTTAGTGCCAGACTTTACTTATCTTCGTCAAATTAAAGACAAAATCAAGGCTGTAATAATTACTCATGCCCATGAAGATCATATTGGTGCGATGCCATATCTTTATAAAGAGATGCAGTTTCCTATATATGCAACTCCACTTCCGCTTGCAATGATTGGAAATAAGTTTGATGAACATCATATAAAAGAATGTAGAAAATATTTCAATCCAGTTGTAAAAAGAGAAATTTATGAGATAGGTGAAGACTTTAAAGTAGAGTGGATGCACATGACACACTCTATTTTAGATTCATCTTCTTTAGCAATTACTACAGATGCTGGAACAATTATTCATACAGGAGATTTTAAAATTGACCATACTCCAGTAGATGGTTATACAGCAGATTTACATAGACTTGCTCATTATGGAGAAAAAGGTGTTTTATGTTTGTTGAGTGACTCTACAAACTCTTACAATCCTTTACCTACTCCATCTGAGTTAAGTGTTGGACCAGCCTTAGACAGAGTTTTTGCTAAAGCTGAAGGTCGTGTTTTACTTTCTACTTTTAGCTCAAACATTCACCGTGTATTTCAAGCTATACAATATGGTATACAATATGGTCGTAAAATTTGTGTAATAGGGCGTTCAATGGAGCGTAATATTGAGATAGCGATGCAGTATGATTATGTAAAACTTCCTAAAAATGCATTTGTAGATGCTGATCAAGTTTCACACCTTAATGATAAAGAAGTTCTTATAGTTACAACAGGTTCTCAAGGTGAGCCAAGTTCAGCATTATTTAGAATGTCAATTGGTGAACATAGGCATGTTAAGATAAAACCAACTGATTTAATTGTTCTATCTTCTCGTGCAATACCAGGTAATGAAGGTTCAATTTCAGGAATGTTAAATCATCTTCAACGCGCAGGTGCTACTATATCCAGAGAAAAAGACATACATGTTTCTGGTCATGCTTCTATAGCAGAACAAAAGCTTATGCTTCGTTTAGTAAATCCTAAATTCTTTTTACCTGTTCATGGTGAGTATAATCATGTAATAGCACATAAAGAGACAGGAATGATGTGTGGTGTTCCAGAGAGAAATATTATGATTATGACAGATGGTGATCAGATAGAAATTACTTCAAAATATATGAGAAAAGTTAAAACTGTTAAGACAGGTAAAACATATATTGATAATCAAAACAATCATCAAATAGATGATGATATTGTTCTTGACCGTCAAAAACTTGCTTCTGATGGAATCGTTATGCTTGTTGCACAAGTTGATGCAAAACACGGTAAGATGCAAGCAAAACCAAAGGTTACAACTTTTGGTATAGTTGCAGACAAACAAGATAGAGCTTTTGCAAAGGAAATGGAAGATATATTAGAAAACTTCTTACTTCATGTTAAAGATGG
- the rsmA gene encoding 16S rRNA (adenine(1518)-N(6)/adenine(1519)-N(6))-dimethyltransferase RsmA: MNKNSIVAKKKFGQNFLKDEMVLRKIVEAMPKNDNKIVEIGPGLGDLTKYLVDVKSVEAFEVDTDLCKLLQSTFKKEIDTKQLHINCGDVLNAWQSSLIDEPYDLVANLPYYIATNIILKALADPMCKNILVMVQLEVAEKFCAREGQKVFGSLSVIAQSVASAHIVVQVPPTAFEPPPKINSAVFLIQKTKDRSDENFEGMLRVAFKQPRKTLMKNLSAVYKKENIQKALNELELTLTIRPHQISTHDYHQLYKKII, translated from the coding sequence ATGAATAAGAATAGCATTGTAGCTAAAAAGAAATTTGGACAAAATTTTTTAAAAGATGAAATGGTTCTAAGAAAGATCGTCGAAGCGATGCCCAAAAACGACAACAAAATCGTAGAAATTGGACCTGGCTTAGGTGATTTAACTAAATATTTAGTAGATGTCAAAAGTGTAGAAGCTTTTGAGGTCGATACCGATTTGTGTAAATTATTACAAAGTACATTTAAAAAAGAGATTGATACCAAGCAACTTCACATAAACTGTGGAGATGTATTGAATGCTTGGCAGAGTAGCTTAATTGATGAGCCGTATGATTTGGTGGCAAATTTGCCCTATTACATTGCGACAAACATCATATTAAAAGCACTCGCAGATCCAATGTGTAAAAATATACTTGTAATGGTACAGCTTGAAGTGGCAGAAAAATTTTGCGCTCGAGAGGGACAAAAAGTATTTGGGTCTTTGAGCGTTATAGCTCAAAGTGTAGCAAGTGCACATATAGTTGTGCAAGTGCCTCCAACTGCTTTTGAACCTCCGCCAAAAATAAACTCTGCTGTTTTTCTTATACAAAAGACGAAAGATAGAAGTGATGAGAATTTTGAGGGCATGCTTAGAGTTGCATTTAAGCAGCCTCGCAAAACTCTTATGAAAAATTTATCTGCCGTTTATAAAAAAGAAAATATTCAAAAAGCTCTAAATGAACTTGAGCTAACACTAACGATACGCCCTCATCAAATCTCTACACATGACTATCACCAACTCTATAAAAAAATAATATAA